In the Chrysiogenia bacterium genome, TCATGGCCCAGAATTCGCCGATGATCGCCACCCGCGGCTTGATGCGCGTGCGGTCCACCTCGATCTTCGAGAGAATCTTTCGGCAACGCCATGCTGCGACAAAGAGGGACTTCTTCTTTGAGAGCGCCGTGCAGATGACCTCGCGGCACTCGGTAATGGCCGCGTCGGTGGCGCCGGGCACCACCTCATAGGGACGGATGCGATACATGAGGGCATTGAGCACGTCACCGATGATGACGGCGCGGAACATGCGCGCGATCAGCAGATTGTCGGGATTGAAGCCCCGGCCCGTCTCCGACTGGATCGCCCCGCTTTGGGAGATGAGGATCACGCGAAAGCCCTCGAAACCCGCATCGCGCAGCGCCTTGCGATACTCGGTGGCATACATCCCGAAGCGGCAGGGCCCGCAGGCACCGGCCGTGAGAAAGATGTATTTCTCGACGATCTCGCGGGTGTCCATCCCCTCGTCGTCGCGCAGGTGCGTGAGGAATTTCACGAGATTCCCAACCGTGAAGTAGGTCGGGTTGCACTGGCCGCGATTGCCGAACTCCTTGCCGTAGCGCAGCGCCTGGTTGTCGGGGCAGTCGAGAATCTCGACCTTGTAGCCGCCGGACTCGATGGCCGAGCGAAGGAAGACGTCATGGGCGTGGGTAAGTCCCGCCACCAGGATGGTCGTGTGCTCGCGCTGCGCGCGGGTGAACTCATTGGGGTTCTTGTCGATCCACTGGGGTCGCTCCTCAACGGGCGGTATGGCCTCTGGTTCCGCGCGGAACTGGTGGACGTGGGAATTTTCCTGGGTCGCTGAAATGCTCATGGTTTTCGCTCCGTTTCTGCTCAGACGGCCACGCGCGCTCGCTCGAGCGGGCGTTCTTCTTCGGTTTCGCTATCATCGGTTCTGGAGATTCCCTGCAGCACTTCCTGACGGAGCTGCAGGCTGTAGGCATAAGTCTTCACGCGAATCTTGATCGAGCCCGAGGGCTTGTTGGCGTCGATGTCGTGCAGCGCCGAATAGGGCGTGCCCGCGGTGTTGATGATGGAATCGATGATGCCGTAGGTGGGCGCGTCGTGGCCGCACTTGAAGCTGGATAGATCGAGCACCGCCACGTTGGGGTGGCGCGCG is a window encoding:
- a CDS encoding 2-hydroxyglutaryl-CoA dehydratase, with the protein product MSISATQENSHVHQFRAEPEAIPPVEERPQWIDKNPNEFTRAQREHTTILVAGLTHAHDVFLRSAIESGGYKVEILDCPDNQALRYGKEFGNRGQCNPTYFTVGNLVKFLTHLRDDEGMDTREIVEKYIFLTAGACGPCRFGMYATEYRKALRDAGFEGFRVILISQSGAIQSETGRGFNPDNLLIARMFRAVIIGDVLNALMYRIRPYEVVPGATDAAITECREVICTALSKKKSLFVAAWRCRKILSKIEVDRTRIKPRVAIIGEFWAMTTEGDGNYKLQRFLEGEGAEVDIQLVSAWLLYLLWESRYDTKRRMELKATDQDRNGLHGVNVRGKLLGLWVAEKVLKFFFYSYAKIMGLKDYHLPDQNEVAEIAHRHYDNHLRGGEGHMEIGKVIQNVVHNKVNMTISVKPFGCMPSSGVSDGVQSLITELHPQAIFLPIETSGDAAVNVYSRIQMQLFKARQRAAQEVEEVASAHGLTVDALHEKLAADPRARRALHRSPHTAGCTAADLARELSR